The following are encoded together in the Triticum dicoccoides isolate Atlit2015 ecotype Zavitan chromosome 6B, WEW_v2.0, whole genome shotgun sequence genome:
- the LOC119324178 gene encoding uncharacterized protein LOC119324178 — protein MAAVAPGDHRDGCAWACPWCLRSSICRGQIWSPASRVVLRLVFAVGTASGGGAGCRCGRDTAIGLDGGVRGVEVALVGGGGGDGWSLARSDRIWRWGSAGGPWHRWCVPGGSGAWSSPGDVGRAAAGRGRCFGRRRRRGEVRRWWPVASRWRDGFTVARRFCPRQRPASLASTHLRSDRLDLRPISSSPERDSLQRAGPSSSRARGSRTGRWMLVLAGLLGLDAGGRPGVRKLGPFRSSLSLGLRQVSGEVVSRSWMPGRRPWWWQHGALGRSPCLGAARAVWAAWWSGYGVRWRWVLAEVKTCSIFGRTGGGEDRSLLGGVVGVLIARHAALGETLILGLGGGGAPVPCPSRRHRLGAHGASYVASSPRRGSARGGVAALSAYVSCSGCVRVLRWRVFVLDA, from the exons ATGGCCGCTGTGGCCCCTGGGGATCACAGGGATGGCTGCGCGTGGGCGTGCCCGTGGTGCCTGCGGTCCTCGATCTGCCGCGGCCAGATCTGGTCGCCGGCGTCTCGGGTGGTGCTCCGGCTGGTCTTCGCGGTGGGGACAGCTTCTGGTGGTGGCGCTGGTTGTCGGTGTGGTCGTGACACGGCGATTGGACTCGACGGCGGGGTGCGGGGGGTAGAGGTAGCTCTGGTTGGTGGTGGCGGCGGGGACGGCTGGTCTCTTGCCAGATCCGACCGGATCTGGCGTTGGGGGTCGGCCGGCGGCCCGTGGCACCGGTGGTGCGTGCCGGGCGGCTCCGGCGCTTGGAGCTCGCCGGGAGACGTGGGTAGGGCAGCGGCCGGGCGTGGCCGCTGCTTTGGCCGTAGGCGGCGGCGTGGGGAGGTCCGGCGGTGGTGGCCGGTGGCCTCCCGGTGGCGTGACGGCTTCACGGTGGCTCGACGGTTCTGCCCGCGGCAGCGGCCGGCTTCTCTGGCGTCAACTCATCTGCGTTCGGACCGTCTCGACCTTCGCCCCATCTCCTCGTCGCCCGAGCGCGACTCCCTTCAAAGGGCTG gtccgagctcgtctcgcgctcggGGCAGCAGGACGGGTCGGTGGATGCTAGTCTTGGCCGGCCTATTGGGTCTCGACGCTGGGGGTCGCCCAGGGGTGCGAAAGCTgggacctttccgctcgtctctttcgCTGGGGTTGCGAcaggtctcgggtgaggtggtgtcaaggtcttggatgccggggcggcggccttggtggtggcAGCACGGTGCTCTTGGGCGGAGCCCGTGCCTTGGTGCTGCCcgggccgtgtgggcggcgtggtggtCGGGGTATGGTGTTCGGTGGCGGTGGGtgttggccgaggtgaaaacctgttctatcttcggacggaccggcggcggcgaagatcgttcccttcttggaggcgtcgtCGGGGTTCTCATTGCCCGTCATGCGGCTCTAGGGGAAACCCTGATCCTCGgattgggcggtggcggcgctccggtgccGTGCCCTTCCCGAAGGCACCGCCTTGGAGCTCATGGAGcgtcatatgtagcttcatctCCTCGTCGTggtagtgctaggggtggtgttgctgcgctcagcgcctatgtatcctgctctgggtgtgtgcgtgtgttgcggtGGCGTGTGTTTGTACTGGATGCTTGA